From Arachis hypogaea cultivar Tifrunner chromosome 3, arahy.Tifrunner.gnm2.J5K5, whole genome shotgun sequence:
GGCTCCATTAATACTCCCGTTGTGATACAGGATTCTAACTCTCCTCTCGAAACAAGTGAAGTCACAGAACTTGCTTGCCCACTATGCAGGGGCCAGGTTAAAGGTTGGACTGTTGTGGAACCTGTGCGTGACTACTTTAATGGAAAGAAAAGAAACTGCATGCAGGATGACTGCTCGTTTCTTGGGACCTATAAAGAGTTGCGGAAGCATGTGCGGGCAGAACATCCCTTGGCACGACCACGTGCAGTGGATCCTGCTCATGAACGGAAATGGAGATGGCTTGAGTGGGAGCGTGAACGGGAAGATGTTATCAGCACAGTGACATCAACCATGCCTGGGGCAGTGGTTTTTGGAGATTATGTTATAGAAGGACGGCAGAATGGACTCGATTCAGATGAGGAGGAGGGTGGTTTTAATCCGGAAAGAAATGGAAGATTCCAAATGGGTATAGAGGCAATGAATTTCTTCCTCCTGTTGCATGCTGTTCGGCAAGGGAATGACCTTAACAACCTTAGTAGACGATTTAGGTCTGAGCTTTCCCCCAATCATGTAGCAGGTCAGGATAGGGCCATTGAGCTAGATTTATCGGATGAAGAGAATGATAATGGCACGTACAATGAAGACAACGATGATGGTGTATCTCTGGTTAGCCGGCTCCAACGCCATGGTGGTGGAAGAGTTCTATTGAGTCGCTCAGGTAGAAGGCGAAGACGGAGAGATGCACAAGCAAGGATTGGGGATAGTTGAAGATTGTCCTAGTAGCAGGGAGGTTGGAAAAGGAGAGTTTGGTAGGTATATATTTAGAGCAGAAATTTAGCAATTAGCACCATGGAAGTGGTGAGTTAATAACATTTGAAGGGTTTCTTTCCCTGAAACAAGAAAATCAGAAGATGGGCATTATTATTTTGCTTTTTCGTTGTAATTCCTTTCACATGTACATTCCTACCTTCCTCCTATCGCTTTTGCACATTCTCAATTTCACTTGTGTAATCATTCGATTTTATAAAATCTTTTGACGAGTTGATTGTCATGTGAAGGATCCTATACATGTTTGAACATGTGCTAACTCATCACTTGAACTACTATCTATAGAACATAGGAATTCTGAATCGTTCCCAGCAAGGAAATCAATTATTATGTCTGGTTTTATCAAAAACATGTCAGAAGAATACTAACTCTGCATGCGATGGCCGTGTCTTAGACAATAGACATGATTGACAAATCTCCGGAATTAGCGTTGGCTGCGTGCTATCGCCTCCTTTTTGCTTGGAGATCTATAGACTTATTTCAGCcattttaaaaacacatttctTTTTATAAAGCACAAGAGTTCGTAAATGTattataattattgaaaaatttttaagtgtacCGATACACTCgtatttcagtaatttttaactattgatcttaattataaaaaaatataatatataacacTAGTGTATCTCAGTAATTTTTAActattgatcttaattataaaaaaatataatatataacacTGATGTACTGGTATACTTGAAAGTTTTCCATGGTTAGTATTAGTGTtataaaaatttaactttaagattaaatttattttatacagaattttgaaaaatggaatttgtattattttttatgtatattttttttataattattttatcagaatttattgtttttggtcaTCATTTTTAGCtactaacccttttt
This genomic window contains:
- the LOC112734514 gene encoding uncharacterized protein, which gives rise to MAKGSKGRQRIASRQYRLTPYPLVSCKRDICEEMCQKKCSKVLDKKELEDVTCSVCMEYPHNAVLLLCSSHDKGCRAYMCGTSFRHSNCLDQYKKAYTKVLSSENGQQLGQGSINTPVVIQDSNSPLETSEVTELACPLCRGQVKGWTVVEPVRDYFNGKKRNCMQDDCSFLGTYKELRKHVRAEHPLARPRAVDPAHERKWRWLEWEREREDVISTVTSTMPGAVVFGDYVIEGRQNGLDSDEEEGGFNPERNGRFQMGIEAMNFFLLLHAVRQGNDLNNLSRRFRSELSPNHVAGQDRAIELDLSDEENDNGTYNEDNDDGVSLVSRLQRHGGGRVLLSRSGRRRRRRDAQARIGDS